Proteins co-encoded in one Methylobacterium sp. WL1 genomic window:
- the fumC gene encoding class II fumarate hydratase codes for MSPTETGTATRTESDTFGPIEVPAHRYWGAQTQRSIQNFKIGTERMPAPLVHALGLVKQAAALVNKDLGALEPKLADAIAASAAEVVAGRYDAEFPLVVWQTGSGTQSNMNANEVIASLANEALGGQRGGKTPIHPNDHVNRGQSSNDTFPTAMHIAVAREISGRLMPALTHLHTALDAKAQAFASIVKIGRTHLQDATPVSLGQEFSGYAAQVALGGSRVAATLPGVLALAQGGTAVGTGLNAHPDFAEKFAAQVAALTGLEFTSADNKFEALATHDALVFTQGALSALAAGLFKIAQDIRLLGSGPRSGLGELSLPENEPGSSIMPGKVNPTQCEALTMVCCQVVGNATTVSFAGSQGNFELNVFKPVIANAVLQSIRLLADAAVSFTDNCVVGIKANEDKIADLMSRSLMLVTALAPSIGYDKAAEIAKTAHKNGTTLKEEALRLAYVTEAEFERVVRPETMLAPSAD; via the coding sequence ATGTCGCCCACCGAGACCGGAACCGCCACCCGCACCGAGTCCGACACCTTCGGGCCGATCGAGGTCCCGGCCCACCGGTACTGGGGCGCGCAGACGCAGCGCTCGATCCAGAACTTCAAGATCGGGACCGAGCGCATGCCGGCCCCGCTGGTCCACGCCCTGGGCCTTGTGAAGCAGGCCGCCGCGCTGGTGAACAAGGACCTCGGCGCCCTGGAGCCGAAGCTCGCCGACGCCATCGCGGCGTCCGCCGCCGAGGTGGTGGCCGGCCGATACGACGCGGAATTCCCGCTCGTGGTCTGGCAGACCGGCTCGGGCACCCAGTCCAACATGAACGCCAACGAGGTCATCGCAAGCCTCGCCAACGAGGCCCTGGGGGGCCAGCGCGGCGGCAAGACGCCGATCCACCCGAACGATCATGTCAACCGCGGCCAATCCTCGAACGACACCTTCCCGACCGCCATGCACATCGCCGTGGCCCGGGAGATCAGTGGCCGGCTGATGCCGGCGCTCACGCACCTGCACACGGCGCTCGACGCCAAGGCGCAGGCGTTCGCATCGATCGTGAAGATCGGCCGGACCCACCTGCAGGACGCGACCCCGGTTTCCCTCGGCCAGGAATTCTCAGGCTACGCCGCCCAGGTGGCGCTCGGTGGCTCGCGCGTCGCCGCGACGTTGCCCGGCGTGCTGGCGCTCGCCCAGGGCGGCACCGCGGTCGGAACCGGCCTCAACGCGCATCCCGACTTCGCGGAGAAATTCGCCGCTCAGGTCGCGGCGCTGACCGGCTTGGAATTCACCAGCGCCGACAACAAGTTCGAGGCGCTGGCGACCCACGACGCGCTGGTGTTCACCCAGGGCGCGCTGTCGGCGCTGGCTGCCGGCTTGTTCAAGATCGCCCAGGACATCCGCCTGCTCGGCTCCGGCCCGCGCTCCGGCCTCGGCGAGCTGTCGCTGCCCGAGAACGAGCCCGGCTCCTCGATCATGCCCGGCAAGGTCAACCCCACGCAGTGCGAGGCGCTGACCATGGTCTGCTGCCAGGTCGTCGGCAACGCCACCACGGTGAGCTTCGCCGGCTCGCAGGGCAATTTCGAGCTGAACGTGTTCAAGCCGGTGATCGCCAACGCGGTGCTGCAATCGATCCGGTTGCTGGCCGACGCCGCGGTGAGCTTCACCGACAATTGCGTGGTCGGAATCAAGGCCAACGAGGACAAGATCGCCGACCTGATGAGCCGCTCGCTCATGCTGGTGACCGCCCTCGCCCCGTCGATCGGCTACGACAAGGCCGCCGAGATCGCCAAGACCGCGCACAAGAACGGCACCACCCTCAAGGAGGAGGCGTTGCGTCTCGCCTACGTCACCGAGGCGGAGTTCGAGCGCGTCGTTCGGCCGGAGACGATGCTGGCCCCCAGCGCCGATTGA
- a CDS encoding ClpXP protease specificity-enhancing factor SspB, whose translation MADDLIRYDLLVQDALRGVVRKVLTDAARDGLMGDHHFYVSFRTEAPGVRMSQALREKYPQDMTIVLQHQFWDLSVHEHTFEVGLSFSGVPERLLVPFDALSGFFDPSVQFGLKFDLSEAGEAPEEANATQAKTGPRGAGSEPTEVRPKGSGLATIGSAAPKGLPAPAAQGDKPDEKAPRPAAKKDGEEGSAEVVSLDAFRKKS comes from the coding sequence ATGGCAGACGACCTGATTCGCTACGATCTCCTGGTGCAGGACGCCCTCCGCGGCGTCGTCCGCAAGGTGCTGACCGATGCCGCCCGGGACGGGCTGATGGGCGACCATCACTTCTACGTCTCGTTCCGGACTGAGGCGCCCGGCGTGCGGATGTCGCAGGCCCTGCGCGAGAAATACCCGCAGGACATGACCATCGTCCTGCAGCACCAATTCTGGGACCTCAGCGTCCATGAGCACACGTTCGAGGTCGGCCTGTCCTTCTCGGGCGTGCCGGAGCGGCTGCTGGTGCCGTTCGACGCCTTGTCGGGCTTCTTCGACCCCTCCGTGCAGTTCGGCCTGAAGTTCGATCTCAGCGAGGCCGGCGAGGCGCCCGAAGAGGCCAACGCCACCCAGGCCAAGACCGGCCCGCGCGGGGCCGGCTCCGAGCCGACCGAGGTCCGGCCCAAGGGGTCTGGGCTCGCCACGATCGGTTCGGCCGCTCCGAAGGGCCTGCCGGCCCCCGCCGCGCAAGGCGACAAGCCCGACGAGAAGGCCCCCCGCCCCGCCGCCAAGAAGGACGGTGAAGAGGGCAGCGCCGAGGTCGTGAGCCTGGACGCGTTCCGGAAGAAGAGCTGA
- a CDS encoding ribbon-helix-helix domain-containing protein codes for MSAGISKRSVVIAGHRTSVSLEDPFWAALREVAEARGQSVQALVGTIDAGRGGQNLSSAIRVFVLDAVRARPLGKS; via the coding sequence GTGAGCGCGGGCATCAGCAAGCGCTCCGTGGTGATCGCCGGGCACCGCACCAGCGTATCCCTGGAGGATCCGTTCTGGGCGGCGTTGCGGGAGGTTGCGGAGGCGCGCGGCCAGTCGGTCCAGGCGCTCGTCGGGACGATCGATGCCGGGCGCGGCGGCCAGAACCTGTCCTCGGCGATCAGGGTGTTCGTGCTGGACGCTGTGCGCGCCAGACCGCTCGGCAAATCGTGA
- a CDS encoding cytochrome P450 — translation MSATIDRTDRDLAEGTSARFRPPVPRPLREPLGLFDFLRAARKNPITTWMEVHFKEPIVAADGAMGRITVVSDPALIRYLLVENVEGYRKDDLQRRVLAPGLGNGLLSAEGDEWRLQRRTLAPIFNARTVQGFYDAMNAAGAKLGRRLARRGGKPVDVALEMTRVTLDVLERTIFTQGLPGDPDALGRAITRFLEAVGPIDPLDVFGVPDFVPRIGRLRARPAGRFFAEVVDELIAGRKVLMGRDEAPRDLLTLLLAAQDPETGNGLSDLAVKANIVTFIAAGHETTANSLTWAVYCLSQDPAAQARVEAEVDAAGADDFAVEQLPYTRAVIEEAMRLFPPVPFLSRQATRDDRLGRIKIPRGSLVMVAPWVLHRHQTLWQDPEAFIPERFLPENRDVIPRFAYLPFGAGPRVCIGQSFSIQEAVIVLAHVVRAVRFHLPADHPPVSPLHRVTLRPEHGLRMEAELRR, via the coding sequence ATGAGCGCGACGATCGACCGAACCGACCGCGATCTGGCCGAGGGCACGTCCGCCCGGTTCCGCCCGCCCGTGCCGCGCCCGCTGCGCGAGCCGCTGGGCCTGTTCGACTTCCTCCGGGCCGCCCGCAAGAACCCGATCACGACTTGGATGGAGGTGCACTTCAAGGAGCCGATCGTGGCCGCCGATGGCGCCATGGGCCGGATCACCGTGGTGAGCGACCCGGCTTTGATTCGCTACCTACTGGTCGAGAATGTCGAGGGTTACCGCAAGGACGATCTGCAGCGCCGGGTGCTGGCGCCGGGCCTGGGCAACGGGCTTCTGAGCGCCGAGGGCGACGAGTGGCGGCTCCAGCGCCGGACGCTTGCCCCAATCTTCAACGCCCGCACGGTGCAGGGCTTCTATGACGCGATGAACGCGGCCGGGGCCAAACTGGGGCGCCGCCTCGCCCGCCGGGGCGGCAAGCCCGTCGACGTGGCGCTGGAGATGACCCGCGTCACCCTCGACGTGCTGGAGCGGACGATCTTCACGCAAGGCCTGCCGGGCGATCCGGACGCGCTGGGGCGCGCCATCACCCGGTTCCTCGAGGCGGTCGGGCCGATCGATCCGCTCGACGTGTTCGGCGTGCCCGACTTCGTGCCGCGCATCGGCCGCCTGCGGGCACGGCCGGCCGGGCGCTTCTTCGCCGAGGTGGTCGACGAGCTCATCGCCGGGCGCAAGGTTCTGATGGGGCGGGACGAGGCCCCCCGCGACCTGCTTACCCTCCTGCTCGCCGCGCAGGATCCCGAGACCGGTAACGGCCTTTCGGACCTCGCCGTGAAGGCCAACATCGTCACCTTCATTGCGGCCGGCCACGAGACCACGGCCAATTCGCTGACCTGGGCAGTCTACTGCCTGTCGCAGGATCCCGCCGCGCAGGCTCGGGTGGAGGCCGAGGTCGACGCGGCGGGCGCGGACGATTTCGCCGTGGAGCAGCTGCCCTACACGCGGGCGGTGATCGAGGAGGCGATGCGCCTGTTCCCGCCTGTGCCGTTCCTCAGCCGGCAGGCAACCCGGGACGACCGGCTCGGCCGGATCAAGATCCCGCGCGGCTCGCTCGTGATGGTGGCGCCCTGGGTACTCCACCGCCATCAGACGCTGTGGCAGGATCCGGAGGCGTTCATCCCGGAGCGCTTCCTACCTGAGAACCGCGACGTGATCCCGCGCTTCGCCTACCTGCCATTCGGGGCCGGCCCGCGGGTCTGCATCGGCCAGAGCTTCTCCATCCAGGAAGCCGTGATCGTGCTGGCCCACGTGGTCCGGGCGGTGCGCTTCCACCTGCCGGCGGACCACCCGCCGGTCAGCCCACTCCACCGGGTGACGCTGCGGCCTGAGCACGGCCTGCGGATGGAGGCCGAGCTGCGGCGTTGA
- the queE gene encoding 7-carboxy-7-deazaguanine synthase: protein MAYAVKEIFHTLQGEGAQAGRAAVFCRFAGCNLWSGREADRAAAACRFCDTDFVGLDGEGGGRFADAAALAGAIARTWSGGPESRYVVFTGGEPLLQLDTPLIEAVHAEGFEIAIETNGTLPAPPGIDWICVSPKGANLLAQKTGHELKLVYPQADADPADFVGLAFRHRFLQPMDGPEQRASTQAAIAYCRQDARWRLSLQTHKIIGIP, encoded by the coding sequence GTGGCTTACGCGGTCAAGGAAATCTTCCACACCCTGCAGGGGGAGGGCGCCCAGGCGGGACGCGCCGCGGTGTTCTGCCGATTCGCCGGCTGCAATCTGTGGTCGGGTCGGGAGGCGGATCGCGCAGCCGCGGCCTGCCGGTTCTGCGACACCGACTTCGTCGGGCTGGACGGGGAGGGCGGCGGACGCTTCGCCGACGCGGCGGCGCTGGCCGGCGCCATCGCGCGGACCTGGTCCGGGGGGCCGGAGAGCCGCTACGTCGTGTTCACCGGCGGCGAGCCGCTGCTCCAGCTCGACACGCCCCTGATCGAGGCCGTGCACGCCGAAGGTTTCGAGATCGCCATCGAGACCAACGGCACGCTGCCCGCCCCCCCGGGCATCGACTGGATCTGCGTCAGCCCCAAGGGTGCCAATCTTCTGGCGCAAAAGACCGGGCACGAATTGAAGCTCGTCTATCCCCAGGCCGACGCCGACCCAGCGGATTTCGTCGGCCTCGCCTTCCGGCATCGCTTCCTGCAGCCGATGGACGGCCCGGAGCAGCGCGCCAGCACCCAGGCCGCCATCGCGTATTGCCGTCAGGACGCCCGCTGGCGCCTGTCCTTGCAGACGCACAAAATCATCGGGATACCGTAG
- a CDS encoding DUF4169 family protein, which translates to MAEIINLRQVRKAKARAAEDAKAEENRIAFGRPKKAKTLQQRRKALEIDRHEGHRLERAEPDPDATA; encoded by the coding sequence GTGGCCGAGATCATCAACCTGCGCCAGGTCCGCAAAGCCAAGGCCCGCGCGGCTGAGGATGCCAAGGCCGAGGAGAACCGGATCGCCTTCGGGCGGCCGAAGAAGGCCAAGACCCTGCAGCAGCGGCGCAAGGCCCTCGAGATCGACCGCCACGAGGGCCACCGGCTCGAGCGCGCGGAGCCGGATCCGGACGCGACCGCATGA
- a CDS encoding ParB-like protein, protein MPVREPLLKPIPIADLRPTQMTVGYREVEEKRRRWRSYDGDKKKAFLGAHLIPTVLGPKKRHYVVDHHHLSRALQEEGVESVLVTVLADLHHLEKDAFWTVCDHKSWVYPYDAAGVRQDFKVIPKAIGDLVDDPFRSLAGELRRAGGFAKDTTPFSEFLWADFLRRNIKEKRIEADFSEALEKAMALAKSKDAGYLPGWCGPSEG, encoded by the coding sequence ATGCCCGTCCGCGAGCCGCTTCTGAAGCCGATCCCGATCGCCGATTTGCGCCCGACGCAGATGACGGTGGGCTACCGGGAGGTCGAGGAGAAGCGGCGGCGCTGGCGCAGCTACGACGGCGACAAGAAGAAGGCGTTCCTCGGGGCGCACCTGATTCCGACCGTGCTCGGCCCGAAGAAGCGCCACTACGTGGTGGACCACCACCATCTCTCCCGGGCGCTGCAGGAAGAGGGCGTCGAGAGCGTGCTGGTCACGGTGCTGGCCGACCTGCATCACCTGGAGAAGGATGCGTTCTGGACGGTCTGCGACCACAAATCCTGGGTCTACCCCTACGACGCCGCGGGCGTCCGCCAAGATTTCAAGGTTATCCCGAAGGCGATCGGGGACCTCGTCGACGATCCGTTCCGCAGCCTCGCAGGCGAGCTGCGCCGGGCGGGCGGCTTCGCCAAGGACACGACGCCGTTCAGTGAGTTCCTGTGGGCGGACTTTTTACGCCGCAACATCAAGGAGAAGCGCATCGAGGCCGACTTCTCCGAGGCGCTGGAGAAGGCGATGGCGCTGGCCAAGTCCAAGGACGCCGGCTACCTGCCCGGCTGGTGCGGCCCCTCGGAGGGGTGA
- a CDS encoding GTP-binding protein: protein MSSTASPVSDPRRPEPIPLTVLTGFLGAGKTTLLNRLLRDPALADTVVIVNEFGEIGLDHLLIESIDEDMVLLGAGCLCCTVRGDLIATLEDLLRKRDNGRITPFRRVVIETTGLADPAPILHALIYHPYLVLRYRLQAVVTVVDAATGAASLDAHPEAVRQAAVADRIVLTKADLAGDTAGIRARLAALNPAAPILPPDAPAEDLLGGLFGLDGKGADVRAWLGDAALELPHQADVNRHDAAIQAVCLTSAAPVPRPAFEMFMDLLRSGHGPKLLRLKGIVALADDPEHPIVVHGVQHVFHAPLTLPAWPDPDHTSRLVLILRDLDPAFVQRLWDAFLGRPRVDAPDAAALTDNPLAIPGG, encoded by the coding sequence ATGTCATCGACCGCCTCGCCCGTCTCGGATCCGCGCCGCCCGGAGCCCATCCCACTCACCGTGCTCACCGGCTTCCTGGGAGCCGGCAAGACCACGCTGCTGAACCGGCTGCTGCGCGATCCGGCACTCGCCGACACGGTGGTGATCGTCAACGAGTTCGGCGAGATCGGGCTCGACCATCTGCTGATTGAGTCCATCGACGAGGACATGGTCCTGCTCGGCGCCGGCTGCCTGTGCTGCACGGTGCGGGGCGACCTGATCGCCACCCTCGAGGACCTGCTGCGCAAGCGCGACAACGGCCGGATCACGCCGTTCCGCCGGGTTGTGATCGAGACCACCGGGCTGGCCGACCCGGCGCCGATCCTGCACGCGCTGATCTATCACCCGTACCTGGTGCTGCGGTACCGCCTGCAGGCGGTGGTGACGGTGGTGGATGCGGCGACCGGTGCCGCCTCCCTCGACGCCCACCCGGAGGCCGTCCGGCAGGCCGCGGTGGCGGACCGCATCGTCCTGACCAAGGCGGACCTCGCCGGCGACACCGCCGGGATCCGCGCGCGGCTCGCCGCCCTCAACCCGGCAGCCCCGATCCTGCCCCCGGACGCGCCGGCCGAGGACTTGCTCGGCGGGCTGTTCGGCCTCGACGGCAAGGGCGCCGACGTTCGCGCCTGGCTCGGCGACGCGGCCCTGGAACTTCCGCACCAGGCCGACGTGAACCGCCACGATGCGGCGATCCAGGCCGTGTGCCTGACCAGCGCCGCGCCGGTGCCGCGCCCGGCCTTCGAGATGTTTATGGACCTGCTGCGCTCCGGCCACGGCCCGAAGCTGCTCCGGCTCAAGGGTATCGTGGCGCTGGCCGATGACCCGGAGCACCCGATCGTGGTGCATGGGGTCCAACACGTGTTCCACGCGCCCCTGACCCTGCCGGCCTGGCCCGACCCCGACCACACCTCGCGGCTGGTGCTGATCCTGCGCGACCTCGACCCGGCCTTCGTCCAGCGCCTGTGGGACGCGTTCCTGGGCCGGCCACGGGTGGACGCGCCCGACGCCGCGGCACTCACCGACAACCCGTTGGCAATTCCGGGGGGCTGA
- a CDS encoding CPBP family intramembrane glutamic endopeptidase, producing MSRPAPMLDRIWGVIWRLALLVGLVIVYLGAASLLSLVTVRIGFDLWAGIDPFLPTERRPFLGAVELAHRAFAVDALRQIYLAALVLGGAWWRDPAGWRRRLALDRERPNGMRPVALLALLLVWPVLHIAWVTGTAELFGASFGQRVRLSPFMSQSAVAAWLLYLAVLAPVAEELLLRGEAFARARDALGPLGAVLITAVIFAAAHVSSWGLARPVSLLPLALVLGWLRWRTGRLWPGIALHGWSNLALVTYVLWPT from the coding sequence TTGAGCCGTCCCGCGCCCATGCTCGACCGGATCTGGGGGGTGATCTGGCGGCTCGCACTGCTGGTCGGCCTCGTGATCGTCTATCTCGGCGCCGCGAGCCTGCTCTCCCTGGTGACCGTCCGGATCGGGTTCGACCTGTGGGCGGGGATCGATCCGTTCCTGCCGACCGAGCGCCGACCGTTCCTCGGCGCCGTGGAACTCGCCCACCGCGCGTTCGCGGTCGATGCCCTGCGCCAAATCTACCTCGCCGCCCTGGTTCTAGGCGGCGCCTGGTGGCGCGACCCCGCCGGCTGGCGCCGACGCCTCGCCCTCGACCGCGAGCGCCCGAACGGGATGCGGCCGGTCGCGCTGCTGGCGCTCCTCCTGGTCTGGCCGGTGCTGCACATCGCCTGGGTCACAGGCACCGCCGAATTATTCGGCGCGAGCTTCGGCCAGCGGGTGCGACTGTCGCCGTTCATGAGCCAGAGCGCGGTCGCGGCCTGGTTGCTCTATCTCGCGGTGCTGGCGCCCGTTGCCGAGGAGCTGCTGCTGCGCGGGGAGGCCTTCGCCCGCGCCCGGGACGCCCTGGGGCCTTTGGGGGCGGTGCTGATCACGGCCGTGATCTTCGCGGCGGCCCATGTCTCGTCCTGGGGGCTCGCCCGGCCGGTCTCGCTGCTGCCGCTCGCGCTGGTGCTCGGCTGGCTGCGCTGGCGCACCGGCCGGCTCTGGCCGGGCATCGCGCTCCACGGCTGGTCGAACCTCGCTTTGGTGACCTACGTGCTTTGGCCGACCTGA
- the nth gene encoding endonuclease III has protein sequence MARFAAADPDPKAGFDDTDPFRLLVTVLLSAQSTGPTVARIADALFALAKDPAEMRALGEGEITDIIRPVGLGPSKARNIVKLSATLIETYGGTVPRSAAEMRRLPGIGRKSAEVTANFAFHEPVVAVDTHVFRVSNRIPLAPGGTVDAVADGLALAVPERFKDGGHVWLFRHGRDTCTARKPACPRCPVSDLCTWPGRET, from the coding sequence ATGGCGCGCTTCGCCGCGGCCGATCCGGACCCGAAGGCGGGGTTCGACGACACCGATCCGTTCCGGCTTCTGGTCACCGTGCTGCTCTCGGCCCAATCCACCGGCCCAACGGTGGCGCGCATCGCCGACGCGCTGTTCGCCCTGGCCAAGGATCCGGCGGAGATGCGGGCACTGGGCGAGGGGGAGATCACCGACATCATCCGGCCGGTCGGGCTCGGGCCGTCTAAGGCGCGCAACATCGTCAAGCTGTCGGCGACCCTGATCGAGACCTACGGCGGCACGGTTCCGCGCAGCGCGGCCGAGATGCGCCGCTTGCCCGGCATCGGCCGCAAGAGTGCCGAGGTGACGGCGAATTTCGCGTTCCACGAACCGGTGGTCGCGGTGGACACCCATGTGTTCCGGGTCTCGAACCGGATCCCGCTGGCCCCTGGCGGCACGGTGGACGCGGTGGCCGACGGCCTCGCCCTTGCGGTGCCCGAGCGGTTCAAGGACGGCGGCCATGTCTGGCTGTTCCGGCACGGGCGCGACACCTGCACGGCCCGCAAGCCCGCCTGCCCGCGCTGCCCGGTCTCGGACCTGTGCACGTGGCCCGGCCGGGAGACCTGA
- a CDS encoding D-alanyl-D-alanine carboxypeptidase family protein, which produces MSSSLLRRVTVGLAALTGLLGTSLIGIQAANAVTAPILVVDVDSGKVIYAQAPTDPWYPASITKLMTTYVALDLVRQGKVSLDSMVTISAAAASEPPSKMGFKPGTQLTLDNALKIIMVKSANDVAYAIGETLGGSVEGFADQMNETAQRIGMRDSRWTNPNGLPDPRQWTSARDMAVLARALIRDFPDSHDLFSISAIQFGRAVMANHNGLLGRYPGADGMKTGFICSGGFNVVATASRNGRRVITIVMGQPSPRERDVKAADLFDYAFTQSAGWTSPTLDALPASALGAPPDIRPYVCGGKKPPAIDDGAGAVSAPGSAAQLIGGSAANSPALAMAAFSSPALRARTLPPRAPLQPIAVWVGRNPAEGQQILEAQENAQKSAAANTRAAKLEAAKAKREAALQAAKQARETRLEQAKAASAAKAAAKPASKVAAKPAHGLPRNASAYTSVETPGMPEAKPGKGLSKPAAKSPAKPAAQRSSAKPEARKAEVKKPQGKKAAAEE; this is translated from the coding sequence ATGTCCTCTTCTCTCCTCCGGCGCGTAACCGTCGGACTCGCGGCGTTGACGGGTCTTCTCGGCACGAGCCTGATCGGGATCCAGGCCGCCAATGCGGTCACTGCCCCGATCCTCGTGGTCGATGTCGATTCCGGCAAAGTGATCTACGCCCAGGCGCCGACCGATCCCTGGTACCCGGCCTCGATCACCAAGCTGATGACCACCTACGTCGCCCTGGATCTGGTGCGGCAGGGCAAGGTCTCACTCGACTCGATGGTCACGATCTCGGCGGCGGCGGCCTCCGAGCCGCCCTCCAAGATGGGCTTCAAGCCGGGCACGCAGCTGACCCTCGACAACGCCCTCAAGATCATCATGGTCAAGTCGGCCAACGACGTGGCCTACGCCATCGGCGAGACGCTCGGCGGCTCGGTCGAAGGCTTCGCCGACCAGATGAACGAGACCGCGCAGCGGATCGGCATGCGCGACAGCCGCTGGACCAATCCCAACGGCCTGCCCGACCCGCGCCAGTGGACCTCGGCCCGCGACATGGCGGTGTTGGCCCGGGCGCTGATCCGCGACTTCCCGGATTCCCACGACTTGTTCTCGATCTCGGCGATCCAGTTCGGCCGCGCCGTCATGGCGAACCACAACGGCTTGCTCGGCCGCTATCCCGGCGCCGACGGCATGAAGACCGGCTTCATCTGCTCGGGCGGCTTCAACGTGGTGGCGACCGCCTCGCGCAACGGCCGCCGGGTCATCACCATCGTGATGGGCCAGCCGAGCCCCCGCGAGCGCGACGTGAAGGCTGCCGACCTGTTCGACTACGCCTTCACCCAGAGCGCCGGCTGGACCAGCCCGACCCTCGATGCCTTGCCGGCCTCCGCGCTCGGCGCGCCGCCGGACATCCGCCCCTACGTCTGCGGCGGCAAGAAGCCCCCCGCGATCGACGACGGCGCCGGCGCGGTCAGCGCTCCGGGCTCGGCGGCGCAGCTCATCGGCGGTTCCGCAGCCAATTCCCCCGCCCTCGCCATGGCGGCCTTCTCCAGCCCGGCCTTGCGCGCCCGGACGCTGCCGCCGCGGGCACCGCTCCAGCCGATCGCGGTCTGGGTCGGCCGCAACCCGGCGGAGGGCCAGCAGATCCTGGAGGCCCAGGAGAACGCCCAGAAATCCGCAGCCGCCAACACGCGCGCCGCCAAGCTGGAAGCCGCCAAGGCCAAGCGCGAGGCCGCGCTGCAGGCCGCCAAGCAGGCCCGTGAGACCCGGCTGGAGCAGGCCAAGGCGGCGAGCGCCGCCAAGGCCGCGGCCAAGCCGGCCTCGAAGGTCGCCGCGAAGCCGGCCCACGGCCTGCCGCGCAACGCCAGCGCCTACACGTCCGTCGAGACACCGGGCATGCCGGAGGCCAAGCCCGGCAAGGGCCTCTCGAAGCCCGCCGCCAAGTCCCCCGCCAAGCCCGCAGCCCAGCGGTCGTCGGCCAAGCCCGAGGCCCGGAAGGCCGAGGTGAAGAAGCCTCAGGGCAAGAAGGCCGCCGCCGAGGAGTAG
- a CDS encoding HPr family phosphocarrier protein — protein sequence MDELFETDDDPEVPEGGFLRMLPIINRRGLHARASAKFVQTVERFDAVVTVTRAGETVGGRSIMGLLTLGAAMGTRIAVTAVGPDAQTCLDAIEALLANRFGEDE from the coding sequence ATGGACGAGCTTTTCGAGACGGATGACGATCCGGAGGTCCCGGAGGGCGGCTTCCTGCGGATGCTGCCGATCATCAACCGACGCGGCCTCCACGCCCGCGCCTCGGCGAAGTTCGTGCAGACCGTGGAGCGCTTCGACGCTGTGGTGACCGTCACCCGGGCGGGCGAGACCGTTGGCGGGCGGTCGATCATGGGCCTGCTGACGCTGGGCGCCGCCATGGGCACCCGCATCGCCGTTACGGCGGTCGGCCCGGATGCGCAGACCTGCCTCGACGCCATCGAGGCCCTGCTGGCCAACCGGTTTGGCGAGGACGAGTAG